The proteins below come from a single Rhizobium sp. BT04 genomic window:
- a CDS encoding transglycosylase SLT domain-containing protein: MRTRIVLTAVGLALLAGCATAPKQTRNICAVFDERDGLFSSWQSAAERTQKKYGVPVPILMATMYTESGFQPYARPPRTKLFGFIPWTRPSTAYGYSQALDGTWDHYQSQTGNWTARRTNFADAIDFIGWYHYQNSVETGIPLNDAYNLYLAYYSGPTGYKRGDWRSNGQLQQTAQKFARMAGTYQQQLRECD, encoded by the coding sequence ATGCGTACTCGTATCGTTCTGACCGCCGTGGGTCTCGCGCTGCTTGCCGGCTGCGCGACGGCGCCGAAGCAGACGCGAAACATCTGCGCCGTCTTCGACGAGCGCGACGGGCTTTTCTCCAGCTGGCAGAGTGCTGCCGAGCGGACGCAGAAGAAATATGGCGTACCCGTGCCGATCCTGATGGCGACGATGTATACCGAATCCGGCTTCCAGCCCTATGCGCGGCCGCCGCGCACCAAGCTGTTCGGTTTCATTCCCTGGACCCGGCCCTCGACCGCCTACGGTTATTCGCAGGCGCTCGACGGGACTTGGGATCATTATCAGTCGCAGACCGGAAACTGGACGGCGCGGCGGACGAACTTCGCCGACGCGATCGATTTCATCGGCTGGTATCACTATCAGAACAGCGTGGAGACCGGCATTCCGCTGAACGATGCCTATAATCTCTATCTCGCCTATTATTCCGGCCCGACCGGATACAAGCGCGGCGACTGGCGCTCGAACGGGCAGTTGCAGCAGACGGCGCAGAAGTTCGCGCGGATGGCAGGGACGTATCAGCAGCAATTGCGAGAGTGTGATTGA
- a CDS encoding TIGR02186 family protein codes for MRLLAAAIMLLCLLPAVAGAQWLPGQSTEAVREGLEIGTSTSEIAITSDFHGADLTIFGALSNTDQLLLAIGQYDVVVVLEGPRQDATVRKKERVFGIWVNTRSMTFEAVPHSYSMSSSRMIDDLTTPLELTDQGIGIDHIPLTPVGFVGDGSNLGEFRDAFRRLQQGGGFYDRNPSGVRFVSSNLFKASLRLPANIPNGVHTVRAYLFKSGNLVTEESLPLRVIKTGIEQTITDAAHGQPILYGCAAVALAVITGWGASLIFRKD; via the coding sequence ATGCGCCTGCTTGCCGCCGCCATCATGTTGCTTTGCCTGCTGCCGGCGGTGGCCGGAGCGCAATGGCTGCCCGGGCAGTCCACCGAAGCGGTGCGCGAAGGGTTGGAAATCGGCACGTCGACCAGCGAAATCGCCATTACCTCGGACTTCCACGGCGCCGACCTGACGATCTTCGGGGCTCTCTCGAACACCGACCAGCTGCTGCTCGCCATCGGCCAGTATGATGTGGTCGTGGTGCTGGAGGGCCCGCGCCAGGATGCGACGGTGCGCAAGAAGGAGCGCGTCTTCGGCATCTGGGTGAATACGCGCTCGATGACCTTCGAGGCGGTGCCGCACTCCTATTCGATGTCGAGTTCGCGGATGATCGATGACCTGACGACACCGCTCGAACTGACCGATCAGGGGATCGGCATCGATCACATTCCGCTGACGCCGGTCGGCTTCGTCGGCGATGGCAGCAATCTCGGCGAATTCCGGGATGCCTTCCGGCGGCTGCAACAGGGCGGCGGGTTCTACGACCGCAACCCGAGCGGCGTGCGGTTCGTTTCCTCCAACCTCTTCAAGGCGAGCCTGCGCCTGCCGGCGAACATTCCGAACGGCGTCCACACGGTGCGCGCCTATCTGTTCAAGAGCGGCAATCTGGTGACCGAGGAATCGCTGCCGCTGCGCGTCATCAAAACCGGTATCGAGCAGACGATCACCGATGCGGCGCACGGCCAGCCGATCCTCTACGGCTGCGCGGCCGTGGCTCTCGCCGTCATCACCGGCTGGGGCGCCAGCCTGATCTTCCGCAAGGACTGA
- a CDS encoding ligase-associated DNA damage response DEXH box helicase, with protein MDQIDSEARALLPAAFTRWFAEKGWRPRAHQLELLTRAEAGESTLLIAPTGAGKTLAGFLPSLIDLTRRGKIPPGSAFTGIHTLYVSPLKALAIDIERNLMKPVAEMGLPVTIENRTGDTPNAKRQRQKLNPPDILLTTPEQVALLLANREAERFFKDLKYIVLDELHSLVTSKRGHMLSLGLARLRRLAPGLQTIGLSATVAEPMDLQKWLVGQQEGREHHAGLVVVEGGAKPDISILSTEERIPWAGHAARYAIPDVYRQLLEHKTTLLFVNTRSQAEMLFQALWTINDDNLPIALHHGSLDVAQRRKVEAAMAENRLRAVVATSTLDLGIDWGDVDLVIHVGAPKGASRLAQRIGRANHRMDEPSKAILVPANRFEVMECQAALDANYIGAQDTPPVGRGALDVLAQHVLGMACAEPFDMLELYDEIISASPYADLSWETFERIVDFVATGGYALRTYERYARIRKTKEGRWRVSNPAVAQQYRLNLGTIVESPMLNIRMVKRGEGGRIGRGGATLGKVEEYFLEQLSPGDTFVFSGKVLRFEGIRENECLASQAYSLDPKIPSYNGGKFPLSTYLAEQVRTMIADPDRWRRLPDQVRDWLSLQNDKSMLPKRDELLIETFPRGSRGYMVAYPFEGRLAHQTLGMLLTRRLERAGAKPLGFVATDYSLAVWGLEDMGLMIGNGRLNLSDLFDADMLGDDLEAWLDESFLLKRTFRNCAVIAGLIERRHPGKEKSGRQITVSADLIYDVLRSHEPDHILLQATRQDAATGLLDIRRLGDMLMRIRGHITHRPLDHISPLAVPVMLEIGREAVPGEAHDALLAEAADDLIAEALA; from the coding sequence GTGGACCAGATCGATTCCGAAGCCCGTGCCCTGCTGCCTGCCGCCTTTACCCGCTGGTTTGCGGAAAAGGGCTGGCGCCCGCGTGCCCATCAGCTGGAATTGCTTACCCGCGCCGAGGCCGGCGAAAGCACGCTGCTGATCGCGCCGACCGGCGCCGGCAAGACGCTCGCCGGTTTTCTGCCATCGCTCATCGATCTCACCCGCCGCGGCAAGATCCCGCCCGGCTCCGCCTTCACCGGCATCCACACGCTCTATGTCTCGCCACTGAAGGCGCTGGCCATCGATATTGAACGCAATCTGATGAAGCCGGTCGCGGAGATGGGCCTGCCGGTTACGATCGAGAACCGCACCGGCGATACGCCGAACGCCAAGCGCCAGCGCCAGAAGCTCAACCCGCCGGACATCCTGCTGACGACGCCGGAACAGGTCGCCCTGCTGCTGGCCAACCGCGAGGCCGAGCGCTTCTTCAAGGACCTGAAATATATCGTCCTCGACGAGCTGCATTCGCTGGTCACCTCCAAGCGCGGCCATATGCTGTCGCTCGGCCTTGCCCGCCTGCGCCGCCTTGCCCCCGGCCTCCAGACCATCGGCCTGTCGGCCACCGTCGCCGAACCGATGGATTTGCAGAAATGGCTGGTTGGCCAACAGGAAGGCAGGGAGCACCATGCCGGTCTCGTCGTCGTCGAAGGCGGCGCCAAGCCCGATATTTCGATCCTGTCGACCGAAGAGCGCATTCCCTGGGCCGGTCATGCCGCCCGCTACGCCATACCCGACGTATATAGGCAGCTCCTCGAACACAAGACGACGCTGCTCTTCGTCAACACCCGCAGCCAGGCCGAAATGCTGTTCCAGGCGCTGTGGACGATCAACGACGACAACCTGCCGATCGCGCTCCACCACGGCTCCCTCGACGTCGCCCAGCGCCGCAAGGTCGAGGCGGCGATGGCCGAAAACCGGCTGCGCGCCGTCGTCGCCACCTCGACGCTCGATCTCGGCATCGACTGGGGCGATGTCGATCTCGTCATCCATGTCGGCGCGCCGAAGGGTGCCTCGCGCCTTGCCCAGCGCATCGGCCGCGCCAACCACCGCATGGACGAACCGTCGAAGGCGATCCTTGTGCCCGCCAACCGCTTCGAGGTCATGGAGTGCCAGGCAGCGCTCGATGCCAATTATATCGGCGCGCAGGATACCCCGCCGGTCGGCCGCGGCGCGCTCGACGTGCTCGCCCAGCATGTGCTCGGCATGGCCTGCGCCGAACCTTTCGACATGCTGGAACTCTACGATGAAATCATCAGCGCCTCGCCCTATGCCGATCTCAGCTGGGAGACCTTCGAGCGCATCGTCGATTTCGTCGCGACCGGCGGTTATGCGCTCCGCACCTATGAGCGTTACGCCCGTATCCGCAAGACCAAGGAGGGCCGCTGGCGCGTCTCCAATCCTGCGGTCGCCCAGCAATACCGCCTCAACCTCGGCACCATCGTCGAAAGCCCGATGCTGAACATCCGCATGGTCAAGCGCGGCGAGGGCGGCAGGATCGGCCGCGGCGGCGCCACGCTGGGGAAGGTCGAGGAATATTTCCTTGAGCAATTGTCGCCCGGCGATACTTTCGTCTTCTCCGGCAAGGTGCTGCGTTTCGAGGGCATCCGCGAAAACGAATGCCTGGCCTCGCAGGCCTATTCCCTCGATCCGAAGATCCCCTCCTACAACGGCGGCAAGTTTCCGCTGTCGACCTATCTCGCCGAGCAGGTGCGGACGATGATCGCCGATCCCGACCGCTGGCGCCGCCTGCCGGATCAGGTGCGCGACTGGCTGTCGCTGCAGAACGACAAGTCGATGCTGCCGAAGCGCGACGAGCTCCTGATCGAAACCTTCCCGCGCGGCAGCCGCGGCTATATGGTCGCCTATCCCTTCGAAGGCCGTCTCGCCCACCAGACGCTCGGCATGCTGCTCACCCGCCGGCTGGAGCGGGCCGGCGCCAAGCCGCTCGGCTTCGTCGCCACCGATTATTCGCTGGCCGTCTGGGGCCTCGAGGATATGGGGCTGATGATCGGCAATGGCCGGCTCAACCTCTCCGACCTGTTCGACGCGGACATGCTCGGCGACGATCTCGAAGCCTGGCTCGACGAATCCTTTCTGTTGAAGCGCACCTTCCGCAATTGCGCCGTGATTGCGGGCTTGATCGAGCGCCGCCATCCGGGCAAGGAAAAGAGCGGCCGCCAGATCACCGTCTCCGCCGATCTGATCTACGACGTGCTGCGCAGCCACGAGCCGGATCACATCCTGCTGCAGGCAACCCGCCAGGATGCGGCGACCGGACTTTTGGATATTAGGCGTCTTGGCGATATGCTGATGCGAATCAGGGGCCACATCACCCATCGCCCGCTCGACCATATTTCCCCGCTAGCCGTGCCGGTGATGCTGGAAATCGGACGCGAGGCGGTGCCCGGCGAGGCCCATGATGCGCTGCTTGCCGAAGCGGCGGACGATCTGATCGCCGAAGCTCTGGCATGA
- the pdeM gene encoding ligase-associated DNA damage response endonuclease PdeM has protein sequence MNRLALARDISGPAAIPGIETSVNGIGAVCDPLGALYLPDAGLLVVSDLHLEKGAAFARRGMMLPPYDTLATLTVLAAVVSRYDPKLVVSLGDNFHDRVGSKHLPENFRALIVNMARGREWIWINGNHDPDGIVDLPGTSADEMHYAGLTFRHEPRNGLQSGEISGHLHPSATVRRRDKSVRRPCFATDGARLLMPAFGVMSGGLDLGHHAMKGLFDKASLVAHLLGRDRIYSVRYGNLRG, from the coding sequence ATGAACCGCCTGGCGCTGGCGCGCGACATATCGGGACCGGCCGCGATACCGGGCATCGAGACATCGGTGAACGGCATTGGCGCCGTCTGCGATCCGCTCGGCGCCCTCTATCTGCCGGATGCCGGCCTGCTCGTCGTCTCCGACCTGCATCTGGAAAAGGGTGCCGCCTTCGCGCGCCGCGGCATGATGCTGCCGCCTTACGATACGCTGGCGACCCTGACCGTGCTTGCCGCCGTCGTCTCACGTTATGATCCGAAGCTCGTCGTGTCGCTCGGCGATAATTTCCACGACCGCGTCGGCTCAAAACATCTGCCGGAAAATTTTCGGGCGCTGATCGTCAATATGGCGCGCGGCCGCGAATGGATCTGGATCAACGGCAACCATGATCCCGACGGCATCGTCGATCTGCCGGGTACATCCGCCGACGAGATGCATTATGCCGGCCTGACCTTCCGTCACGAGCCGAGGAACGGCTTGCAGAGCGGCGAAATATCAGGCCACCTGCACCCGTCGGCGACCGTGCGCCGCCGCGACAAATCCGTCCGCCGCCCGTGTTTCGCCACCGATGGCGCTCGCCTCCTGATGCCGGCCTTCGGCGTCATGAGCGGCGGCCTCGACCTCGGTCATCACGCGATGAAAGGCCTGTTCGACAAAGCTTCGCTGGTGGCGCATCTACTGGGTCGCGATCGGATTTATTCGGTCCGCTACGGGAATTTGCGGGGATAG
- a CDS encoding sulfite exporter TauE/SafE family protein, whose amino-acid sequence MTIYLPIAELSVNIFIILGMGAAVGFLSGMFGVGGGFLITPLLIFYNIPPVVAVATGANQVVASSISGAITHFRRGTLDVKLGTVLLIGGLSGATVGIWIFSLLRAIGQLDLIISLMYVIFLGTVGGLMLLESINAMRRAARNEPPAPRKPGHQHWVHKLPLKVRFKKSKIFLSVIPIVALGFAIGILTSIMGVGGGFIMVPAMIYLLRIPTNVVVGTSLFQIIFVTAYTTIVQAATNFSVDIVLAFILMVAGVIGAQYGVRVGQKLRGEQLRALLGLLVLAVGLRLAIALVVTPADVYSVVMGAGN is encoded by the coding sequence GTGACAATCTATCTGCCCATCGCAGAATTGTCGGTGAACATTTTCATCATTCTCGGCATGGGGGCGGCCGTCGGATTCCTGTCGGGAATGTTCGGCGTCGGCGGCGGCTTTCTGATCACGCCGCTGTTGATCTTCTACAATATTCCCCCGGTCGTTGCAGTGGCGACCGGCGCCAACCAAGTCGTGGCGTCGTCGATATCAGGCGCGATCACGCATTTCCGGCGCGGCACACTCGACGTCAAGCTCGGCACGGTGCTTTTGATCGGTGGCCTCTCGGGCGCGACGGTCGGCATCTGGATCTTCTCGCTGCTGCGCGCCATCGGCCAGCTCGATCTGATCATCTCGCTGATGTACGTCATCTTCCTCGGCACCGTCGGTGGGCTGATGCTGCTCGAAAGCATCAACGCCATGCGGCGGGCTGCGCGCAACGAGCCGCCGGCGCCGCGCAAGCCCGGCCACCAGCACTGGGTGCACAAGCTGCCGCTCAAGGTGCGCTTCAAAAAATCGAAGATCTTTCTCAGCGTCATTCCGATCGTTGCGCTCGGCTTTGCGATCGGCATCCTGACCTCGATCATGGGTGTCGGCGGCGGCTTCATCATGGTGCCGGCGATGATCTATCTCCTGCGCATCCCGACCAATGTCGTCGTCGGCACCTCGCTGTTCCAGATCATCTTCGTCACCGCCTATACGACGATCGTGCAGGCGGCGACGAATTTTTCCGTCGATATCGTGCTCGCCTTCATCCTGATGGTGGCGGGCGTCATCGGCGCGCAATACGGTGTGCGCGTCGGCCAGAAGCTGCGCGGCGAGCAGCTGCGCGCCCTGCTCGGCCTGCTGGTGCTCGCCGTCGGCCTGCGTCTGGCGATCGCGCTGGTGGTGACGCCGGCCGACGTCTATTCGGTGGTGATGGGAGCCGGCAACTGA